One window from the genome of Corynebacterium sp. SCR221107 encodes:
- a CDS encoding YqgE/AlgH family protein has protein sequence MAHLYGDRLFNAVEKNDPAPGMLLVAAPGLADENFSRSVILLLEHNEATSFGVNIASRSDVAVFNVMPEWAPLVAKPQALYIGGPLSQQAVVGLAVTKSGVDISSHRFFNRLANRLVHVDLRAKPEQIQDLVEGMRMFAGYAEWSPGQLDAEIARGDWFVAPALPSDVIAPGSVDVWGDVMRRQPMPLPLYSTYPHDVSEN, from the coding sequence ATGGCACATCTCTATGGCGATCGGCTGTTTAATGCCGTCGAGAAGAACGACCCCGCACCGGGCATGCTCCTGGTGGCAGCACCCGGACTCGCTGACGAGAATTTCTCCCGCAGCGTCATCCTTCTCCTGGAGCACAACGAAGCCACGTCTTTTGGCGTGAATATCGCCTCGCGCTCCGACGTGGCGGTGTTCAACGTGATGCCGGAGTGGGCCCCGCTGGTGGCCAAGCCGCAGGCCCTTTATATCGGTGGCCCGCTAAGTCAGCAGGCCGTGGTGGGGCTTGCGGTGACGAAGTCGGGCGTTGACATCTCCTCGCACCGCTTCTTCAACCGCCTGGCCAACCGCCTGGTTCACGTGGACCTGCGTGCCAAGCCGGAGCAGATTCAGGATCTCGTTGAGGGGATGCGCATGTTCGCCGGGTACGCGGAGTGGTCCCCGGGGCAGCTCGATGCAGAGATCGCTCGCGGTGACTGGTTCGTTGCCCCCGCCCTGCCCTCCGACGTTATTGCCCCCGGTAGTGTTGACGTGTGGGGTGATGTGATGCGCAGGCAGCCGATGCCCTTGCCCCTGTACTCCACCTACCCGCACGATGTAAGCGAGAACTAG
- a CDS encoding CCA tRNA nucleotidyltransferase: protein MNSQTQLSSEQILIRAHASLGELGEFLRPLAEAFAARGHRLYLVGGSVRDALLEKLGHDLDFTTDAVPDVVKQILEEFAEVVWDTGIDYGTVSAEKHGQLIEITTFRADTYDGQSRNPEVVFGDTLEGDLIRRDFRVNAMAMEIKADGGMVFHDPVGGLEDLAAGVLDTPATPQQSFHDDPLRMLRAARFVSQLGFEVTDRVRAAMTDMAAEIDRITAERIQVELDKLILGKDPSRGIDLLVETGLAERVYPEIPALRLAQDEHQQHKDVYAHSLKVLQQAIDQEDDGPDLVLRWAALVHDIGKPDTREFNEQGHVSFHHHEVVGAKLVRKRMRKLKYSKQMIADVSQLVYLHMRFHGYGEAEWTDSAVRRYVTDAGELLPRLHKLVRSDCTTRNPKKAARLQRTYDALEERIAEIAAKEDLAKVRPDLDGNEIMGILGLRPGPEVGKAWAFMKELRLERGPLEREDAIAELQAWWANQHGQVEEPAPSPATNRELSSSEEE from the coding sequence GTGAATTCCCAAACCCAACTTTCCTCTGAACAGATTCTGATCCGCGCCCACGCATCCCTGGGCGAGCTTGGCGAATTCCTGCGCCCGCTCGCCGAGGCCTTTGCTGCGCGCGGGCACAGACTCTACCTCGTGGGCGGTTCCGTGCGCGACGCACTGCTAGAGAAGTTGGGGCATGACCTGGACTTTACAACGGATGCGGTACCGGACGTCGTCAAGCAGATTCTGGAGGAATTTGCCGAGGTCGTGTGGGATACCGGCATCGACTACGGCACGGTATCGGCCGAAAAGCACGGCCAGCTCATCGAGATCACCACCTTCCGCGCGGATACCTACGATGGGCAATCGCGCAACCCCGAGGTCGTCTTCGGCGACACCCTCGAGGGAGATCTCATCCGCCGTGACTTCCGGGTCAATGCGATGGCGATGGAAATCAAGGCCGACGGTGGCATGGTGTTCCACGATCCCGTCGGCGGGCTCGAAGACCTGGCCGCGGGTGTGCTGGACACCCCGGCTACCCCGCAGCAAAGCTTCCACGATGATCCGCTGCGCATGTTGCGCGCGGCCCGGTTCGTCTCGCAGCTGGGTTTCGAGGTTACCGATCGGGTGCGTGCCGCCATGACTGACATGGCGGCCGAGATTGACCGCATCACCGCCGAACGGATTCAGGTTGAGCTCGACAAGTTGATCCTGGGCAAGGATCCCTCCCGCGGTATCGACCTGTTGGTGGAGACCGGGCTGGCCGAGCGCGTCTACCCGGAGATTCCGGCGCTGCGCCTGGCGCAGGACGAGCATCAGCAGCACAAGGACGTCTACGCGCACTCGCTGAAGGTGCTGCAGCAGGCCATCGACCAAGAAGACGATGGCCCCGATCTGGTCTTGCGCTGGGCGGCGCTGGTGCACGACATCGGCAAGCCGGACACCCGCGAATTCAATGAGCAAGGCCATGTCTCCTTCCATCATCACGAGGTGGTGGGTGCGAAGCTCGTGCGAAAGCGCATGCGCAAGCTGAAGTATTCCAAGCAGATGATTGCCGATGTCAGCCAGCTGGTGTATTTGCACATGCGCTTCCACGGCTATGGCGAGGCGGAGTGGACGGACTCGGCCGTGCGCCGGTACGTCACCGACGCGGGCGAGCTGCTCCCCCGCCTGCATAAGTTGGTGCGCTCGGACTGTACGACCCGCAACCCGAAGAAGGCCGCCCGCCTTCAGCGCACCTACGATGCCCTCGAGGAACGCATCGCCGAGATCGCGGCCAAGGAAGACCTTGCCAAGGTTCGTCCCGATCTCGACGGCAACGAGATCATGGGCATCCTTGGCCTGCGGCCGGGTCCAGAGGTGGGTAAGGCGTGGGCGTTTATGAAGGAGTTGCGTCTTGAGCGCGGCCCGCTCGAGCGCGAGGACGCCATTGCCGAGCTGCAGGCCTGGTGGGCTAATCAACACGGACAAGTCGAGGAACCCGCGCCGTCCCCGGCTACCAATCGAGAACTTTCGTCTTCGGAGGAGGAGTAG
- a CDS encoding NUDIX hydrolase translates to MAKTPHGIHPGSPDEGAGAAGQSGGAGRQERKNGRTRRGGRDGRDARDAREVREADTSRETRESGRDAVRESRRRRRRRSTRGAEQSTARPAARNRGGKKIYATSKPASRYAANKMETRDETSAGGLVVSGLAEAVDERGNVDLSRVYVALIGRLDRRGRLLWSMPKGHVEPGEDIAATAEREVWEETGIHGEVFAQLGVIDYWFVSEGTRIHKTVHHHLLRYVDGDLNDEDPEVTEVAWIPASALIEHFAYADERKLARIAHDLLPQLAVKEHEAGRMTPR, encoded by the coding sequence ATGGCCAAGACGCCACACGGCATCCACCCCGGCTCACCCGACGAAGGTGCCGGTGCAGCGGGCCAGTCCGGTGGTGCCGGGCGGCAGGAGCGCAAGAATGGCCGCACGAGGCGCGGCGGGCGCGATGGTCGAGACGCTCGCGATGCGCGCGAGGTGCGCGAGGCGGATACGTCGCGCGAGACACGGGAATCCGGCCGCGACGCGGTCCGCGAAAGCAGGCGTCGGCGGCGTCGACGTTCGACGCGTGGGGCGGAGCAGTCCACCGCGCGCCCGGCCGCGCGCAACCGCGGTGGCAAGAAGATTTATGCCACCAGCAAGCCCGCCTCGCGCTATGCGGCCAACAAGATGGAAACCCGGGATGAGACCTCCGCGGGTGGACTTGTGGTGTCCGGGCTGGCGGAGGCCGTCGATGAGCGCGGCAACGTGGATCTCAGCCGGGTGTATGTGGCCTTGATCGGCAGGCTCGACCGGCGCGGGCGCCTGTTGTGGTCAATGCCCAAGGGGCACGTGGAGCCCGGCGAGGACATCGCCGCCACCGCCGAACGCGAGGTGTGGGAGGAGACCGGCATCCACGGCGAGGTCTTCGCCCAGCTCGGCGTCATTGACTACTGGTTTGTCTCCGAGGGGACGCGGATCCACAAGACGGTGCATCACCACCTGTTGCGCTACGTCGATGGGGATCTCAATGACGAGGACCCAGAGGTGACTGAGGTTGCCTGGATTCCGGCGTCGGCGCTTATCGAGCACTTCGCCTATGCCGATGAGCGCAAGCTTGCCCGCATTGCCCACGACCTTTTGCCACAGTTGGCGGTGAAAGAGCACGAGGCGGGAAGGATGACCCCGCGGTGA
- the murJ gene encoding murein biosynthesis integral membrane protein MurJ: MNDRVQPPSQPSPGRRHRFKQAPSPAPVPDRAPQPAQETHATAEDKSLLKATAPGRNHSQPRERAGVDKHTHATGTGTAEQGPTPQAAFDTAAQASTAAGTATGTATATQDADSATSHDTSDSDVVRSTGSMAIATLISRLTGFLRNVLIVTTLGPAISSAFNVANTLPNLITEIVLGAVLTSLVVPVLVRAEKEDPDRGERFIRQLFTLATTLLGVITIVSVIGAPWLTRLMLSSEGKVNVVQASSFAYLLLPQIIFYGLFALLMAVLNTKNVFRPGAWAPVVNNIIVLVVLVAYKLVPGELNPSAPSPVSDPHVLLLGLGTTLGVVVQMLIMVPPIRRAGISLKPLWGIDDRLKQFGGMALAIVVYVAISQLGYTITTRIASAADEAAPNIYQQAWLLLQVPYGIIGVTLLTAIMPRLSRNAADGDDKAVVGDLILGSKLTFLALIPIVVFFTAFGKPIATGLFAYGAFPEHSAGILGMTLSFSAFTLLPYAMVLLHLRVFYAREDAWTPTFIIAGITVTKVALSWLAPKVASSPEDVVVLLGAANGFGFVAGAVIGGFLLRRKLGSLGTATIARTSAWAFGASLIGVAVALVVDWLLTFVSRPLFEHFGSATHVIHLVIGGIVFLIVTGLLLSRSGLAEVNTVGQALTRIPGMSRIIKVQAPVAPEAAGTGAGHGVGTDARVNATAEALAFESEFNASPVPPPMSAGVVRGPRLIPGAEVSDGRFRLLADHGSVPGARFWQAREKATGREVALTFVDTTGMAPQAAASPQDAAFEASEVARRTTALANLNLVAVAPNIETIPYRTGTLVVADWVPGRSLASVAAMHPDPLPAAAALVPLAQAVTTAFDHMTLLGLDNRARIRISTQGVATLAFPAVLSGATHSRDLQSIRAMLTQLIPDAGTDEQVADLLSSSAEDLPGKLLALAGQSPSSRSDAASAAAPGVAAPASSTTEPDRTREENADEGDLVGVGKRTKASADDPTDASGGSAEAPLEALAISEESTPRPQHRPGFGSKGYSRGAVGLLGAAAVIIVIIAAAITAYLVSIFGAKDPATPLNSESITGDTSAAAAPQIVYPVASIAMIGTADQQATATVDKDPTTSWPISDQASLVLTSNTPGRLEAVVISTTTDSAFSLKVYGLPAHTAQSAQATTDTAEVLDQTAPSVPTSVATSDISSLKDLPLLADKQLNSLQSTVSLGGQHNLAGVVLVIDNADTSVSNAISEITLVGS, from the coding sequence GTGAACGATCGGGTTCAACCCCCATCTCAGCCTTCGCCCGGCCGGCGCCACCGCTTCAAGCAGGCGCCCAGCCCGGCGCCAGTGCCCGACCGCGCGCCGCAGCCGGCGCAAGAAACTCATGCAACTGCAGAAGATAAGTCGCTGTTGAAGGCGACCGCGCCAGGCCGCAACCACAGTCAGCCACGTGAGAGGGCGGGCGTCGATAAGCACACGCACGCAACCGGCACGGGCACTGCCGAGCAAGGCCCTACGCCCCAGGCCGCCTTTGATACTGCCGCGCAGGCAAGCACGGCTGCAGGAACCGCCACCGGGACGGCGACGGCAACACAGGATGCTGATTCCGCCACGTCGCACGATACGAGCGATAGCGACGTCGTTCGCTCGACCGGATCGATGGCTATCGCGACGCTGATCTCGCGCCTGACCGGCTTTCTGCGCAACGTCCTCATCGTGACCACGCTAGGCCCGGCGATCTCATCGGCGTTCAACGTGGCCAACACCCTGCCTAACCTGATCACCGAGATCGTGCTCGGCGCGGTGCTCACCTCGCTGGTGGTGCCGGTGCTGGTGCGCGCAGAAAAGGAAGACCCCGACCGCGGCGAAAGATTCATCCGGCAGCTTTTCACGCTGGCCACCACGCTGCTGGGCGTCATCACCATCGTGTCTGTTATCGGCGCGCCCTGGCTGACCCGGCTCATGCTCTCCTCCGAGGGCAAAGTCAACGTGGTGCAGGCCTCCAGCTTCGCCTACCTGCTCTTGCCGCAGATCATCTTCTATGGACTGTTCGCGCTACTGATGGCCGTGCTCAACACCAAAAACGTGTTCCGCCCGGGCGCGTGGGCACCGGTAGTCAACAACATCATCGTGCTTGTCGTGCTGGTTGCCTACAAGCTCGTACCAGGCGAACTCAACCCCTCGGCGCCCTCGCCCGTCAGCGACCCTCACGTGTTGCTTTTGGGTTTGGGCACCACCTTGGGCGTGGTCGTGCAAATGCTCATCATGGTGCCACCCATCCGGCGAGCGGGAATCTCGCTCAAGCCGCTGTGGGGCATCGATGATCGCCTCAAGCAGTTCGGTGGCATGGCACTAGCCATCGTCGTCTACGTCGCCATTTCTCAGCTGGGCTATACCATCACCACCCGCATCGCCTCGGCAGCCGACGAGGCCGCCCCCAACATCTACCAGCAAGCCTGGCTGCTGCTGCAGGTGCCCTACGGCATCATCGGCGTGACCCTACTGACCGCCATCATGCCACGGCTGTCGCGCAATGCCGCCGACGGTGATGACAAGGCCGTGGTCGGCGACCTTATTCTGGGATCGAAGCTGACCTTCTTGGCCTTGATCCCGATCGTGGTGTTTTTCACCGCCTTCGGCAAACCCATCGCCACCGGGCTTTTTGCCTACGGCGCCTTCCCGGAGCACTCCGCCGGCATTCTCGGCATGACCTTGAGCTTCTCCGCGTTTACGCTGCTGCCGTATGCCATGGTGCTGCTGCACCTACGCGTGTTTTACGCCCGCGAGGACGCCTGGACGCCGACATTTATCATCGCAGGCATCACCGTCACCAAGGTCGCCTTGTCCTGGCTGGCACCGAAGGTAGCGTCCTCACCGGAGGACGTCGTGGTGCTGCTGGGCGCCGCCAATGGTTTCGGCTTCGTTGCTGGCGCCGTGATCGGCGGATTCCTGCTGCGCCGCAAGCTGGGCTCGCTCGGTACCGCCACCATCGCCCGCACCAGCGCCTGGGCCTTCGGCGCCTCTCTGATTGGCGTGGCCGTTGCCCTGGTCGTGGACTGGCTGCTGACCTTCGTTTCCCGTCCGCTCTTTGAGCACTTCGGCTCCGCCACGCATGTGATTCACCTCGTTATCGGCGGCATCGTCTTCCTGATTGTCACCGGATTATTGCTCTCGCGCTCCGGACTTGCTGAGGTCAACACCGTCGGCCAGGCCCTTACCCGCATCCCGGGCATGAGCCGCATCATCAAAGTGCAGGCCCCCGTGGCGCCCGAGGCCGCAGGCACCGGAGCCGGTCACGGTGTGGGCACCGACGCCCGCGTCAACGCCACCGCGGAAGCCCTGGCATTCGAATCCGAATTCAACGCCTCCCCGGTGCCACCGCCGATGTCGGCCGGAGTGGTGCGCGGACCGCGTCTGATCCCCGGCGCGGAGGTCTCCGACGGCCGCTTCCGTCTGCTGGCCGATCACGGTTCCGTACCGGGCGCGCGCTTCTGGCAGGCGCGGGAGAAGGCCACCGGCAGGGAAGTGGCGCTGACGTTTGTCGACACCACTGGCATGGCCCCGCAGGCCGCCGCCAGCCCCCAGGATGCCGCCTTCGAGGCCTCCGAGGTTGCCCGCCGCACGACGGCGCTGGCCAACCTGAATCTAGTGGCAGTGGCGCCGAATATTGAAACCATCCCGTATCGCACGGGTACCCTCGTCGTGGCCGATTGGGTGCCGGGGCGTTCATTGGCCTCGGTTGCCGCGATGCACCCCGATCCGCTTCCCGCCGCCGCGGCACTGGTGCCGTTAGCGCAGGCGGTCACCACCGCCTTCGATCACATGACCTTGCTGGGCCTGGATAACCGTGCCCGCATCCGGATCTCCACGCAAGGCGTTGCAACTCTTGCCTTCCCGGCTGTCTTGTCCGGCGCCACCCACAGCCGCGATCTGCAGTCCATCCGCGCGATGCTCACTCAGCTCATCCCAGACGCTGGTACAGACGAACAGGTCGCCGACCTGCTTTCCTCAAGCGCCGAGGATCTGCCCGGCAAGCTGCTTGCCCTTGCGGGGCAGTCGCCGTCCTCGCGTTCCGACGCCGCCAGCGCCGCAGCACCGGGCGTCGCCGCGCCGGCTTCCTCCACCACCGAGCCAGACCGCACGCGGGAAGAAAACGCCGACGAGGGCGATCTGGTGGGCGTCGGCAAGCGCACTAAGGCAAGCGCTGATGACCCCACTGATGCAAGCGGCGGTAGCGCAGAAGCGCCGCTGGAGGCCCTCGCGATTTCCGAGGAATCCACCCCGCGCCCGCAGCACCGTCCCGGCTTCGGCTCCAAGGGCTACTCGCGCGGTGCCGTGGGCCTTCTAGGGGCCGCCGCGGTCATCATCGTGATCATCGCCGCCGCGATCACCGCCTACCTCGTCAGCATCTTCGGCGCCAAGGATCCGGCCACCCCGCTCAACTCCGAGTCGATCACCGGCGACACCTCTGCTGCCGCAGCCCCGCAGATCGTCTATCCCGTGGCCTCGATTGCGATGATCGGCACCGCCGACCAACAGGCCACGGCCACCGTCGACAAGGATCCCACCACGTCCTGGCCGATCAGCGACCAGGCCTCCCTCGTGCTGACTTCGAACACCCCAGGCCGACTGGAGGCGGTGGTCATCTCCACGACCACGGACTCCGCGTTCAGTCTCAAGGTCTACGGACTACCGGCACATACCGCTCAAAGCGCGCAGGCCACCACCGACACGGCCGAAGTGCTTGACCAGACAGCACCCAGCGTGCCCACTAGCGTTGCCACCAGCGATATCTCCTCCTTGAAGGATCTGCCGCTGCTTGCCGACAAGCAGCTCAACTCACTGCAGTCCACCGTCTCGCTTGGCGGACAACACAACCTAGCCGGTGTGGTGCTCGTCATCGACAACGCCGACACCTCAGTCAGCAACGCCATCTCGGAAATCACGCTGGTTGGTAGCTAA
- a CDS encoding sigma-70 family RNA polymerase sigma factor, which translates to MSQTSNQRAPFSTACTQPPPPGRVITPAFTTKPTEYLSKLGNTVITTPDDVLIQQFLAGDHYSFNDLVAKHYRRVWFIAKRYTDTLEEASDVLHDGLLKAYHKIHLFQGNSSFGTWLHRLVVNNAHDLYNKRRNHDTNVTINNAEATPHIDRALSHDPTPDLNLSIAIRMALNGLSCDHRNAIMLVDFLDYDLDRAAEQLGVKEGTIKSRRARARQQLRTQLSEEAEEAFKDTPSD; encoded by the coding sequence ATGAGCCAAACCAGCAACCAACGGGCACCGTTTTCCACTGCCTGTACGCAGCCACCACCGCCAGGCAGGGTGATCACCCCGGCGTTCACGACCAAGCCCACGGAGTACCTATCCAAGCTTGGAAATACTGTTATCACCACGCCGGATGACGTACTCATCCAGCAATTCCTCGCGGGAGATCACTACTCCTTCAATGACCTCGTCGCCAAGCATTACCGCCGCGTGTGGTTTATTGCCAAACGCTATACCGACACACTCGAAGAGGCCTCGGATGTCCTTCATGATGGACTGCTGAAGGCCTACCATAAGATCCACCTGTTCCAAGGAAACTCCAGCTTCGGAACGTGGCTACACAGGCTCGTGGTCAACAACGCCCACGATCTCTACAACAAGCGTCGCAACCATGACACCAACGTCACCATCAACAACGCTGAGGCCACCCCGCACATTGACCGGGCACTCAGCCACGACCCGACCCCAGACCTCAACCTGTCCATAGCGATTCGAATGGCACTCAATGGCCTCAGCTGCGACCATCGTAACGCCATCATGCTGGTTGACTTCCTCGACTATGACCTCGACCGCGCGGCGGAACAGTTGGGGGTCAAGGAAGGAACGATCAAATCCAGGCGGGCACGTGCACGCCAACAGCTGCGCACCCAACTGAGCGAGGAGGCCGAGGAGGCATTCAAGGACACGCCATCTGACTAA
- the trxB gene encoding thioredoxin-disulfide reductase, whose amino-acid sequence MSEAPAIHDVAIIGSGPAGYTAALYAARAELKPIVFEGIEFGGSLMTTTEVENFPGFPEGIMGPDLMDKMRAQAERFGADLRMELVTKVELEGDIKKIWVDDAEYQARAVILATGSAPRYIGAPGEQDLLGRGVSACATCDGFFFKGHDIAVVGGGDSAMEEAIFLTKFANSVTIIHRREEFRASAIMLARAKENDKIRFLTNKTVSKVLGESTVAGLELTDTVTGETSTLDVTAMFTAIGHDPRSEMFKDQIAVDEAGYVIVEQPSTKTSLPGVFAIGDLVDNHYQQAITAAGSGCRGAIDAEHYLAELA is encoded by the coding sequence ATGTCCGAGGCTCCAGCGATCCACGACGTTGCCATCATCGGCTCTGGCCCCGCAGGCTACACCGCAGCACTGTACGCAGCACGCGCCGAGCTTAAGCCCATCGTCTTTGAAGGCATCGAATTCGGCGGATCCCTGATGACCACGACCGAGGTCGAAAACTTCCCCGGTTTCCCCGAGGGCATCATGGGTCCGGATCTGATGGACAAGATGCGTGCCCAGGCCGAGCGTTTCGGTGCCGACCTGCGCATGGAGTTGGTCACCAAGGTTGAGCTCGAAGGTGACATCAAGAAGATCTGGGTCGATGACGCCGAGTATCAGGCACGCGCGGTCATCCTGGCCACCGGTTCCGCACCGCGCTACATCGGCGCACCGGGTGAGCAGGATCTTCTGGGTCGCGGCGTGTCCGCGTGCGCGACCTGCGACGGCTTCTTCTTCAAGGGACATGACATCGCCGTCGTCGGCGGCGGTGACTCCGCGATGGAGGAGGCCATCTTCCTTACCAAGTTCGCTAACTCCGTGACCATCATTCACCGCCGCGAGGAGTTCCGCGCCTCCGCGATCATGTTGGCCCGCGCCAAGGAAAATGACAAGATCCGCTTCCTGACCAACAAGACGGTTTCCAAAGTCTTGGGCGAGAGCACCGTCGCTGGCCTCGAGCTGACCGACACCGTCACCGGCGAGACCTCCACCCTGGATGTGACCGCGATGTTCACCGCCATCGGTCACGATCCGCGTTCGGAAATGTTCAAAGACCAGATCGCCGTTGACGAGGCAGGCTACGTCATCGTCGAACAGCCATCCACCAAGACCTCTCTGCCGGGTGTATTCGCCATCGGCGACTTGGTTGACAACCACTACCAGCAGGCCATCACCGCCGCCGGTTCCGGCTGCCGTGGCGCCATCGACGCGGAGCACTACCTCGCAGAACTGGCCTAG
- the trxA gene encoding thioredoxin — protein sequence MSTPVNVSEETFKSVVVDSDKPVLVDFWAQWCGPCRKLSPILEEIAAEMGDQVTVAKVDVDQERNLGAMFQIMSIPTVLLFKDGEKVSEFVGVRPKSAIVAELNKHL from the coding sequence ATGAGCACGCCAGTCAATGTTTCCGAGGAGACCTTCAAGTCCGTCGTCGTTGATTCCGATAAGCCAGTGCTGGTGGACTTCTGGGCGCAGTGGTGTGGACCGTGCCGCAAGCTCAGCCCTATTTTGGAAGAAATCGCCGCTGAGATGGGCGATCAGGTCACCGTGGCCAAGGTGGATGTGGATCAGGAGCGCAACTTGGGTGCGATGTTCCAGATCATGTCTATTCCAACGGTTCTGCTTTTCAAAGACGGGGAAAAAGTTTCCGAATTTGTTGGAGTTCGTCCTAAATCCGCTATTGTCGCGGAGCTCAACAAGCACCTCTAA
- a CDS encoding N-acetylmuramoyl-L-alanine amidase gives MSEILKVGDRSPRVAEVRLALARLGLFPEFDASVDNSKNHTFTDADTYFDEKLCNVLRGFQQCRGIIASGEIDETTLRVLREASYQLGARVLSYQPNNQLVGDDVTQLQTQLQELGFYVDRIDGHFGECTHAALVNYQLNYGLNPDGICGPNTIRALGRLGRRITGGSAQALRERARVRDAGPQLAGKRVVIDPALGGANKGQIVKGPYGEITEEEIIWDLATRIEGRMVAAGMETIMSRPRQDDPSHKQRAEIANAFGADLMICIQCDHYQNEKANGVATFYFGSEQGSSSITGELLSGLVQREIVARTGLANCGNHGRTWDLLRITQMPSIEVVMGYLTNPGDVAILTDPKQRDAIAEAIVVAVKRLYLLDDDNQPTGTYKFSELLEQELLK, from the coding sequence GTGTCTGAGATCCTGAAAGTCGGCGATCGCAGCCCTCGCGTGGCAGAGGTTCGCCTGGCACTAGCACGTCTAGGACTCTTCCCAGAGTTTGACGCCTCCGTGGATAACTCCAAGAATCACACCTTCACCGACGCAGATACCTACTTCGACGAAAAGCTGTGCAATGTCTTGCGTGGCTTCCAGCAGTGCCGGGGCATCATCGCCTCCGGCGAGATCGATGAAACAACTCTGCGCGTCCTGCGCGAGGCATCCTACCAGCTTGGCGCGCGCGTGCTGAGCTATCAGCCCAACAACCAGCTCGTTGGTGATGACGTCACGCAGCTTCAGACACAGCTGCAGGAGCTGGGTTTCTACGTCGACCGCATTGACGGGCACTTCGGGGAGTGCACCCACGCCGCCTTGGTCAATTATCAGCTCAACTATGGCCTCAACCCAGATGGCATCTGCGGACCGAACACCATCCGCGCCCTCGGCAGGCTGGGTCGGCGCATCACCGGTGGTTCTGCCCAAGCTTTGCGTGAGCGCGCCCGCGTGCGCGACGCCGGCCCGCAGCTGGCGGGCAAGCGCGTGGTCATCGATCCGGCCTTGGGTGGCGCCAACAAGGGGCAGATCGTCAAGGGTCCCTATGGGGAGATCACCGAGGAGGAGATCATTTGGGATCTCGCCACCCGCATCGAGGGCCGCATGGTGGCAGCTGGCATGGAAACAATCATGTCCCGACCGCGTCAGGACGATCCCTCCCATAAGCAGCGCGCGGAGATCGCCAACGCCTTCGGCGCCGACCTCATGATCTGCATCCAGTGCGATCATTACCAAAATGAGAAGGCCAACGGCGTGGCCACCTTCTACTTCGGCTCTGAGCAGGGTAGTTCCTCAATCACCGGGGAGCTGCTTTCCGGCCTCGTCCAGCGCGAGATCGTGGCGCGTACGGGCCTTGCCAATTGCGGCAACCATGGTCGCACGTGGGATCTGCTGCGAATTACTCAGATGCCCTCCATCGAGGTGGTCATGGGCTATCTCACCAACCCTGGGGATGTAGCTATCCTGACTGATCCCAAGCAGCGCGATGCCATCGCCGAGGCGATCGTGGTTGCGGTCAAGCGCCTGTATTTGCTTGACGACGATAACCAGCCCACCGGCACCTACAAATTCAGCGAACTGCTCGAACAGGAACTGCTCAAGTAA